Genomic window (Phragmites australis chromosome 5, lpPhrAust1.1, whole genome shotgun sequence):
GCCACGTGTCGACGCAGGCGGCGTGAAACCCGTGGCCGCACTGCGGCAGCACGCGCATGGCCTGACCGTCCTCGAACTCCGCGAGGCAGATGGCGCACTCGTCCGCCTCAGCGCCCTCCGGCGCCGCCTTGCTGCCGTCAGAGACGTACGTGACCGTCGGGAGCGAGCGCAGCACCTCTTTCTTGACCCCTTTGTTAGCGCCTGCCCGCCCTGTGGTCCAGCGCCGCGAGCACGCGCACCGTgcgacgaggccgaggccgaggacgCAGACGAGCGCGCAGAGCAGACCAGCGAGGATGAGGATCATGTCCGAGTTGAGGGAGTCCACTGGCGAGCCAGCGGGCGCTTCAACAAGAGTTCTAGCCATGGCTATCTGTCACTGAGAGAGATGGCGCGAGTCACGAGCTGCGCTGCTGACCTGCTGTTGTTGGCTGAGAT
Coding sequences:
- the LOC133917666 gene encoding RING-H2 finger protein ATL80-like — translated: MARTLVEAPAGSPVDSLNSDMILILAGLLCALVCVLGLGLVARCACSRRWTTGRAGANKGVKKEVLRSLPTVTYVSDGSKAAPEGAEADECAICLAEFEDGQAMRVLPQCGHGFHAACVDTWLHAHSSCPSCRRVLAVEQLPPGERCHRCGARPGGIGSLWKAPCNAEGPAFVA